A single region of the Streptomyces sp. AM 4-1-1 genome encodes:
- a CDS encoding MarR family transcriptional regulator — protein sequence MATTRRTDPLTLEVVELIGTVVARYYEEYDRAAAAHSLTASQAQVLRLLSAEPMPMRRIAQKLKCEPSNVTGIVDRLEARGLVERRPDPDDRRVKLAAPTDEGAATALRLRDSLDFAREPLAGLSAEERETLRDLLRRMVGTDGDTAG from the coding sequence ATGGCCACCACCAGGCGCACAGATCCGCTGACCCTTGAGGTCGTCGAACTCATCGGCACCGTCGTGGCGCGCTACTACGAGGAGTACGACCGGGCAGCCGCCGCGCACTCCCTCACCGCCTCGCAGGCCCAGGTACTCAGGCTCCTCTCCGCCGAACCGATGCCCATGCGCAGGATCGCCCAGAAGTTGAAGTGCGAGCCGTCGAACGTCACCGGCATTGTGGACCGGCTGGAGGCGCGCGGCCTGGTGGAGCGGCGGCCCGACCCCGACGACCGCCGGGTGAAGCTGGCGGCGCCGACCGACGAGGGCGCCGCCACCGCGCTGCGGCTGCGCGACTCGCTGGACTTCGCGCGGGAGCCGCTGGCCGGTCTCTCGGCCGAGGAGCGCGAGACGCTGCGGGACCTGCTGCGCCGGATGGTGGGCACGGACGGGGACACGGCCGGCTGA
- a CDS encoding NADP-dependent oxidoreductase: MSASLPTSSREWHLVARPHGWPTNEDVALRETSVAAPAAGHVLVRNIHFSVDPYMRGRMNDVKSYTPPFELDRPMDGGAVGEVIASGDERFAVGDHVLHGLGWREYADVPAERAAKVDASVAPLSAYLGVLGMTGLTAYAGLFEVASFKEGDAVFVSGAAGAVGSQVGQMARIKGASRVIGSAGSDEKVKLLTEEYGFHAAFNYKDGPVTDQLREAAPDGIDVYFDNVGGDHLEAALASFNTHGRAAICGMIAQYNSTEPNPAPRNLALVIGKRLRLEGLLVGDHTALRPRFVEDVAGWLASGELKYRETAVEGIEHGFDAFLGLLRGENTGKMIVTLG, from the coding sequence ATGTCCGCATCGCTTCCCACTTCCAGCCGTGAGTGGCACCTCGTCGCCCGGCCGCACGGCTGGCCCACGAACGAGGACGTCGCACTGCGCGAGACCTCCGTGGCGGCGCCGGCCGCGGGGCACGTCCTCGTCCGCAACATCCACTTCTCGGTCGACCCGTACATGAGGGGCCGGATGAACGACGTGAAGTCGTACACCCCGCCGTTCGAGCTCGACCGGCCCATGGACGGCGGCGCGGTCGGCGAGGTCATCGCCTCCGGTGACGAGCGGTTCGCGGTCGGCGACCACGTCCTGCACGGCCTCGGCTGGCGCGAGTACGCCGACGTCCCGGCCGAGCGTGCCGCCAAGGTCGACGCCTCCGTCGCCCCGCTCTCCGCCTACCTCGGCGTGCTCGGCATGACCGGACTCACCGCCTACGCGGGCCTGTTCGAGGTCGCCTCGTTCAAGGAGGGCGACGCCGTCTTCGTGTCCGGCGCCGCCGGCGCGGTCGGCAGCCAGGTCGGGCAGATGGCCAGGATCAAGGGCGCCTCGCGTGTCATCGGCTCGGCCGGCTCCGACGAGAAGGTCAAGCTCCTCACCGAGGAGTACGGCTTCCACGCGGCGTTCAACTACAAGGACGGGCCCGTGACCGATCAGCTGCGCGAGGCCGCCCCGGACGGCATCGACGTCTACTTCGACAACGTCGGCGGCGACCACCTCGAAGCCGCCCTCGCGTCGTTCAACACCCACGGCCGCGCCGCGATCTGCGGGATGATCGCCCAGTACAACTCCACCGAGCCGAACCCGGCCCCCCGTAACCTCGCCCTCGTCATCGGCAAGCGGCTGCGCCTCGAAGGACTGCTCGTCGGCGACCACACCGCGCTGCGGCCGAGGTTCGTCGAGGACGTCGCGGGCTGGCTCGCGTCCGGCGAGCTGAAGTACCGCGAGACCGCCGTCGAGGGCATCGAGCACGGCTTCGACGCCTTCCTCGGTCTGCTGCGCGGCGAGAACACCGGCAAGATGATCGTCACCCTCGGCTGA
- a CDS encoding EI24 domain-containing protein encodes MGDLTAGFGYLMKGQRWVARHGRWFGFGLLPGLLTLVVYAGALIGLGYGADDLVGLATPFADDWASPWPGLLRGALTALLFVLGLFLAVITFTAVTLLVGQPFYESLSEEVDRGEGGDAPGPGLPLWRELWISARDSVRVLLRVAGYGVLLFALGFVPVVGQTVVPVIGFGVTGYFLTEELTAIALQRRGLVLKDRLTLLRGRRALVLGFGVPLGLAFLVPFVAVFLMPGAVAGATLLARDLLPPPRETARPAPHALDKD; translated from the coding sequence ATGGGTGATCTCACGGCCGGGTTCGGCTACTTGATGAAGGGGCAGCGCTGGGTCGCCCGGCACGGCCGGTGGTTCGGGTTCGGTCTGCTGCCCGGACTGCTCACCCTCGTCGTGTACGCGGGCGCGCTCATCGGTCTCGGATACGGGGCCGACGACCTGGTGGGCCTGGCGACGCCCTTCGCCGACGACTGGGCCTCACCCTGGCCCGGCCTGCTCCGCGGCGCCCTCACGGCGCTGCTGTTCGTCCTCGGACTGTTCCTGGCCGTGATCACGTTCACCGCCGTGACGCTCCTGGTCGGCCAGCCGTTCTACGAATCGCTCTCCGAGGAGGTCGACCGCGGCGAGGGCGGGGACGCCCCCGGGCCCGGACTGCCGCTCTGGCGGGAACTGTGGATCTCCGCCCGGGACAGCGTCCGTGTCCTGCTGCGGGTCGCGGGCTACGGCGTCCTGCTCTTCGCCCTCGGATTCGTCCCGGTCGTCGGCCAGACCGTGGTCCCCGTGATCGGCTTCGGCGTCACCGGATACTTCCTCACCGAGGAGCTGACGGCCATCGCCCTCCAGCGCCGCGGACTGGTCCTGAAGGACCGCCTCACCCTGCTGCGCGGCCGGCGCGCGCTGGTTCTCGGCTTCGGGGTGCCGCTGGGACTGGCGTTCCTGGTGCCGTTCGTCGCGGTGTTCCTGATGCCGGGGGCCGTCGCGGGCGCCACCCTGCTGGCCCGTGATCTGCTGCCGCCGCCCCGGGAGACCGCCCGCCCGGCCCCGCACGCCCTCGACAAGGACTGA